A genomic stretch from Bacillus sp. E(2018) includes:
- a CDS encoding 4-hydroxy-3-methylbut-2-enyl diphosphate reductase yields the protein MEIVKISPRGYCYGVVDAMVMARQAANDPTLPRPIYILGMIVHNKHVTDAFEDEGIITLDGANRLDIIKNIESGTVIYTAHGVSPEVRRIAHEKGLYEIDATCPDVTKTHDLIREKEKEGYEIIYIGKKGHPEPEGAIGIAPHIVHLVENTDDLESLNVNSEKILITNQTTMSQWDVAELIKRLLMRYPSAEVHKEICLATQVRQEAVANQAGDCDLVLVVGDPRSNNSNRLAQVSEEIAGTTAYRISDVSEIELSWLEGVKKVGITSGASTPTPITKEVIDFLKNYDDQNEETWTKERKVTLNRILPKVKEKKS from the coding sequence ATGGAAATCGTTAAAATATCTCCACGAGGATATTGTTATGGCGTAGTGGACGCTATGGTCATGGCGCGCCAAGCCGCTAATGATCCAACATTACCAAGACCCATCTATATACTTGGTATGATTGTTCACAATAAACATGTGACAGATGCCTTTGAAGATGAAGGAATTATCACCCTCGATGGTGCGAACAGACTCGATATTATTAAAAACATTGAATCAGGAACCGTTATTTATACGGCGCATGGCGTTTCACCAGAAGTGAGACGGATTGCTCATGAAAAAGGCTTATATGAGATTGATGCAACATGTCCTGATGTTACAAAAACGCATGACCTTATTCGTGAAAAAGAAAAAGAAGGATATGAAATCATCTATATCGGTAAGAAAGGTCACCCTGAACCAGAGGGCGCGATCGGAATCGCACCCCATATTGTACACCTTGTTGAAAATACGGATGATTTAGAATCATTAAACGTGAATAGCGAAAAAATACTCATCACGAATCAAACCACGATGAGTCAATGGGATGTAGCAGAGCTCATCAAGAGACTGCTTATGAGATATCCTTCTGCTGAAGTTCATAAAGAAATCTGTTTAGCGACTCAAGTCAGACAAGAAGCTGTTGCAAACCAAGCAGGTGATTGTGACTTGGTACTTGTAGTTGGAGATCCTAGAAGTAATAACTCAAATCGATTAGCTCAAGTTTCAGAAGAAATTGCAGGAACAACTGCCTACAGAATTTCGGATGTATCTGAAATCGAACTAAGTTGGTTAGAGGGTGTTAAGAAGGTAGGAATTACATCAGGTGCTTCTACACCAACACCTATAACGAAAGAAGTTATTGATTTTCTTAAAAACTATGATGATCAAAATGAAGAAACATGGACAAAAGAACGTAAAGTAACACTTAATCGCATTCTTCCTAAAGTGAAAGAGAAAAAGTCATAA
- the vrrA gene encoding VrrA/YqfQ family protein, which produces MQPFYRYPNQPQHPMQPFQVNPYLQNMNGMNGMPRQMGSVDRFLGTIGSGGSITGGTSVFTMLNNVQKVLKVAETMGPMIKQYGPAMRNLPSIMTALKDFQSGSSSKAEKDTEADTSEKPENTEQAAETIEKSEPKKNVVKKNEKKEKKKTETEEKVVVAGPKSTKTSIQAEAPPMIKKTPAATKAVPSAPKTNVPKGYHLSGPKLYV; this is translated from the coding sequence ATGCAGCCTTTTTATAGATATCCAAATCAACCTCAGCATCCTATGCAGCCCTTTCAAGTAAATCCTTATCTCCAAAACATGAATGGGATGAATGGTATGCCGCGTCAGATGGGTTCTGTTGACAGATTCTTGGGGACGATTGGCAGCGGTGGAAGTATAACAGGTGGAACAAGTGTGTTTACGATGTTAAACAACGTACAAAAGGTCTTGAAAGTCGCTGAGACGATGGGACCTATGATCAAACAATATGGTCCTGCAATGAGAAATCTGCCTTCCATCATGACAGCTCTTAAAGATTTCCAAAGCGGTTCGAGCTCAAAGGCAGAAAAAGATACTGAGGCAGATACCTCCGAAAAACCGGAAAACACAGAACAAGCCGCTGAAACGATTGAAAAAAGTGAACCTAAAAAAAACGTTGTAAAGAAAAATGAAAAGAAAGAAAAAAAGAAAACAGAAACGGAAGAAAAGGTGGTTGTGGCTGGTCCAAAATCTACTAAGACATCCATACAGGCCGAGGCACCACCCATGATTAAAAAAACGCCAGCTGCTACTAAAGCTGTACCATCCGCACCTAAAACAAATGTACCTAAAGGCTACCACCTATCGGGGCCGAAACTATATGTATGA
- a CDS encoding DEAD/DEAH box helicase, giving the protein MKSPFERLKINESLQTALSGIGFERPTDIQERVIPGIINGQDMIGQSQTGSGKTFAFLLPLMHRIDITKDEVQAVITAPTRELAQQIYNEFLKISEHMPEDKQIRAKSIVGGTDRKRMAEKLKTVPQLVIGTPGRIKDLVNAQELVVFTANMLVVDEADQMLDMGFIEDVDLIASRMANELQMMVFSATVPEKLQPFLKKYMQNPKHVHVEPQHITAKDIKHVLIQAKHNDKLPTLIKTARNYNPYFAIIFANTKKAVDEIADAMSAEGMSVERLHGDIPPRTRKNIMKRVQKAEFQFLVATDLAARGIDIKGVSHIINYEFPKDLDFYIHRAGRTGRAGMSGICASLYEQTDQHSVQKLKEKKIIFHIEQYKNGEWVPVKPSKKSTGAKEQDGVYVPKPRKVKPGYKKKMDEQKKKLMKKKRRNIR; this is encoded by the coding sequence ATGAAATCTCCGTTCGAACGGTTAAAAATAAACGAATCGCTCCAGACCGCTTTAAGTGGTATTGGATTTGAAAGACCAACTGATATTCAAGAGCGTGTTATTCCAGGAATTATTAACGGACAAGACATGATCGGACAATCGCAAACAGGTTCAGGAAAGACATTTGCGTTCTTATTGCCATTGATGCATAGAATAGATATCACTAAAGACGAGGTACAAGCTGTGATCACAGCTCCTACTCGTGAATTAGCACAGCAAATTTACAACGAGTTTCTAAAGATATCAGAGCATATGCCTGAGGATAAGCAAATCCGTGCAAAATCGATCGTTGGTGGAACGGATAGAAAACGTATGGCAGAAAAATTGAAAACAGTTCCTCAATTAGTAATCGGCACACCTGGTCGAATTAAAGACTTGGTAAACGCTCAAGAGCTAGTTGTCTTTACGGCGAATATGCTCGTAGTTGATGAAGCCGATCAGATGCTTGATATGGGGTTTATTGAAGATGTAGACCTGATTGCATCTCGTATGGCTAACGAACTTCAAATGATGGTGTTCTCTGCTACAGTACCAGAAAAATTGCAACCATTCTTGAAAAAATATATGCAAAATCCTAAGCATGTTCACGTTGAACCACAGCATATTACAGCAAAAGACATCAAGCACGTTCTTATTCAAGCAAAACACAACGACAAACTTCCTACACTGATCAAAACAGCAAGAAATTATAATCCTTATTTTGCGATTATATTTGCAAACACAAAAAAAGCAGTGGATGAGATCGCTGATGCTATGAGTGCTGAAGGAATGAGCGTTGAACGTCTTCATGGTGATATTCCGCCTCGTACAAGAAAGAACATCATGAAACGTGTTCAGAAAGCTGAGTTTCAGTTCTTAGTAGCAACTGACCTTGCAGCCCGAGGAATCGACATCAAAGGTGTCAGCCACATTATCAACTATGAGTTCCCGAAAGATCTTGATTTCTATATCCATAGAGCAGGAAGAACGGGCCGTGCAGGAATGTCAGGGATCTGTGCATCTCTTTACGAACAAACAGATCAGCATTCTGTTCAAAAGCTAAAAGAGAAAAAAATCATCTTCCATATCGAACAATATAAGAACGGTGAATGGGTACCTGTGAAGCCGAGCAAAAAAAGTACGGGTGCAAAAGAGCAGGACGGCGTTTATGTACCAAAACCACGCAAGGTAAAGCCTGGTTATAAGAAGAAAATGGACGAGCAGAAAAAGAAACTTATGAAGAAGAAAAGAAGAAACATCAGATAG
- a CDS encoding deoxyribonuclease IV, with translation MIKLGSHVSMSGKKMLLAASEEAVSYGANTFMIYTGAPQNTRRKKIEDLNIEAGTKHMIENGIVDIVVHAPYIINIGNAVKPETFELGVDFLRREIERTDALGARQIVLHPGAHVGEGSEIGIKKIIEGLNEVLTKEQNVQIALETMAGKGSECGKTFEELAQIIDGVTLNEKLSVCFDTCHTHDAGYDIVNDFDGVMNQFDKLVGIDRIKVFHINDSKNPTGAAKDRHENIGFGHIGFDALNYIVHHEQFKDIPKILETPYVGTDKNNKRPPYQLEIEMIKSKTFDPELQNKLLNT, from the coding sequence ATGATTAAACTAGGATCTCACGTTTCAATGAGCGGTAAAAAAATGCTTCTCGCTGCGAGTGAAGAAGCTGTTTCATATGGTGCCAACACATTTATGATCTATACGGGTGCACCCCAAAACACGAGACGAAAAAAAATTGAAGACCTTAATATCGAAGCAGGAACGAAACACATGATCGAGAACGGTATCGTTGATATTGTTGTTCATGCACCCTATATCATCAACATCGGGAATGCTGTAAAACCAGAAACTTTTGAGCTGGGAGTCGATTTCTTAAGAAGAGAGATTGAACGAACTGACGCACTTGGTGCAAGACAGATCGTACTTCATCCGGGAGCACATGTTGGAGAAGGGTCAGAGATTGGAATCAAGAAAATCATTGAAGGACTTAACGAAGTATTAACAAAAGAGCAGAATGTTCAAATCGCACTAGAGACAATGGCAGGTAAAGGGTCTGAATGTGGAAAAACATTTGAAGAACTTGCACAGATTATTGATGGTGTAACACTGAACGAAAAACTTTCTGTATGTTTTGATACTTGTCATACACATGATGCTGGTTATGATATCGTTAATGATTTTGATGGGGTAATGAACCAGTTCGATAAGTTGGTTGGAATAGATCGTATTAAAGTGTTCCACATCAATGACAGCAAAAATCCAACTGGAGCAGCTAAGGATAGACACGAAAACATTGGCTTTGGACATATTGGCTTCGATGCCTTAAATTACATCGTTCATCACGAACAATTTAAGGATATCCCTAAAATACTTGAAACACCTTATGTGGGTACAGATAAAAACAACAAAAGACCTCCTTATCAATTAGAGATCGAGATGATCAAATCAAAAACGTTTGATCCAGAACTTCAGAACAAGTTATTGAACACCTAA
- a CDS encoding DUF2624 family protein: protein MNPIIVHFVNQKLNSISPNELISLAAQYQLPISQKEAVQIVNILRRQTIDIKNLSQRKMIIATIAKEVSPEKANYIQYLIQTYIDR, encoded by the coding sequence ATGAATCCAATCATTGTTCATTTTGTAAATCAGAAACTTAATTCGATCAGTCCGAACGAACTGATCTCACTAGCCGCGCAATATCAGCTTCCCATTTCACAAAAAGAAGCCGTACAGATCGTAAACATATTGCGAAGGCAGACGATTGATATTAAGAATCTTTCACAGCGTAAGATGATTATTGCTACCATCGCAAAAGAAGTTAGCCCTGAAAAAGCGAACTATATCCAATACTTAATTCAAACGTATATTGATAGGTAA
- a CDS encoding NCS2 family permease gives MEQNQVSLKKEVLAGITSFFTIAYIIVVNPLILADAGMPYEGVVLATILTSVVGCLIMGLYAKAPIVLTPGMGVNAFFTYTIVQGMNLSWQEALAAVVMSGIFFLIVASTPLKDILSKSIPQSLKHSITVGIGLFLTFIGLQKGGIIEASSATFVKLGHLDRPDAILTVIGLSVTLALFLKNVKGSFLIGIALTTLIGFFMGHTQEVKGMSEGFSFKPFGELLFAFDFSGITELSFWIATFSLTMIITFENMGLLYGLLPDQEKFPKAFQANAASSIVSGLFGTSPTISTVESASGIQEGGRTGITSITVAVLFFLSMFAAPFIAYIPDGAIAPILIIIGGLMVQQIQHIPFADFTEMFPAFLIIALIPLTYSIVDGLAFGFIAYPLVKWMSGQKKQVTAPMYVIAFLFFMNFILHTIV, from the coding sequence ATGGAACAAAATCAAGTTTCACTAAAGAAAGAAGTACTTGCAGGGATCACCTCGTTTTTCACCATCGCTTATATTATTGTCGTTAATCCGCTGATATTAGCTGATGCTGGGATGCCATATGAGGGGGTAGTTCTCGCCACGATCCTTACTTCTGTAGTTGGCTGTCTAATCATGGGGTTGTATGCAAAGGCTCCGATCGTATTAACACCGGGCATGGGTGTAAACGCGTTTTTCACGTATACTATCGTGCAGGGTATGAATTTAAGCTGGCAAGAAGCTCTTGCAGCTGTGGTGATGTCTGGGATATTCTTTTTAATCGTAGCATCAACACCTTTAAAGGACATACTTTCAAAGAGTATTCCTCAATCATTGAAACATAGTATAACAGTAGGAATCGGCTTGTTCTTAACGTTTATCGGGTTACAAAAAGGCGGAATCATCGAAGCGAGCTCTGCAACTTTTGTAAAGTTAGGACATTTAGATCGTCCTGATGCTATCCTAACGGTAATTGGTCTTTCGGTTACACTGGCATTGTTTCTAAAAAACGTTAAAGGAAGTTTTTTAATCGGGATTGCTTTAACTACTCTTATTGGATTCTTTATGGGTCATACACAAGAAGTTAAAGGCATGTCTGAAGGATTTTCCTTTAAGCCGTTTGGTGAATTATTATTCGCATTTGATTTTTCAGGGATAACAGAGCTTTCTTTTTGGATTGCAACGTTCTCATTGACCATGATCATCACATTCGAGAATATGGGATTGTTATACGGTCTGTTACCTGATCAAGAAAAGTTCCCAAAAGCTTTTCAAGCGAATGCTGCTTCATCTATCGTTTCCGGTTTATTTGGAACTAGTCCAACAATCTCCACGGTAGAGAGTGCATCTGGAATTCAAGAAGGCGGCAGAACAGGGATTACAAGTATTACAGTTGCAGTATTGTTCTTCTTATCCATGTTTGCAGCACCTTTCATTGCTTATATTCCTGATGGAGCTATCGCTCCTATCTTGATCATCATTGGCGGTCTGATGGTTCAGCAGATTCAGCATATTCCTTTTGCTGATTTTACAGAGATGTTTCCAGCATTTCTTATCATTGCGCTGATACCATTAACCTACAGCATCGTGGATGGCCTGGCATTTGGATTTATCGCATATCCACTTGTTAAATGGATGTCTGGGCAGAAGAAACAAGTTACAGCGCCGATGTATGTTATCGCTTTTTTATTCTTTATGAATTTTATTCTTCATACAATCGTATAA